From the genome of Kiritimatiellales bacterium:
GGCACGTCCGTGTAACCGGGTCATATTAGTTTTAGCGCCGGACTCGTCGATGAACACCAGACGGCCGGGATCAAGGTGCGGGAGTTCTGCGAGCCATTGTTCACGTAACCGCTCCACGTCTTCCCGTTTTTGTTCGGCAGCATGCAGCGTTTTTTTATACCGGTATCCGGGCCGGCTTAATGCGCGCTGAACCGCCATGATGGAGCAGTCCAGATCTTTAATCTCTGTCAACGTCGCATCGGGGTGACGCTGAACCAGCCGGTCGAGTGCATCCAATGAGCTGCCGTGGAATACCGCCCGGCGGTGGCCTCGAGGCAGAGGCGCTGTACGGCCGGTTT
Proteins encoded in this window:
- a CDS encoding transposase; the encoded protein is TGRTAPLPRGHRRAVFHGSSLDALDRLVQRHPDATLTEIKDLDCSIMAVQRALSRPGYRYKKTLHAAEQKREDVERLREQWLAELPHLDPGRLVFIDESGAKTNMTRLHGRARHGLRLLAHAPHGHGCTTTMISSIRLNGQTAAMEVEGPSDGAVFREYIRAVLAPTLCSPAISL